In Zingiber officinale cultivar Zhangliang chromosome 1A, Zo_v1.1, whole genome shotgun sequence, the DNA window GCCTCTACCTCGGCAGCTTTCAACCTCATCCGATCAGTAGCCTTGACACGCCACATGATGTcggctgcataaaagaagaataaatcagttagtcCAAAAGGAAGGAGGGCGAGAAAAacgcttacccatgctgctcggaagcttgGTGCGAATCGGGCTCAATCCGAATATGTACAACACACCCTCGCAAAGCAGCTTGTGGATGTTGAATCTCTGCCTGGCTAGCAGATTGGCTGCGTGGAGGTAATCTGATTAACTCTTGTATTTACCAAGGTCCAGCGGGCTCGGCATGGTGGTCTGCCATTTAGTTCGGAAAGGTGACCGCTCGGGAAAACGAAGGTAAAAGTagttctctttccaatgtttgttcgaggtcggcatcttgtcgaagaaaaCAAGACCGATCCGCGACTAGAAGAGGAAGGTACCcgactcggactgtttgggatagtagaaatagtGGAAAGTCTTGGGGACTAAGGGGATgtcgtgcagcctaaagaggacaactacctcgcacagcaacctaaaggagtttgggacgagttggccgagcgggaggcggaagTAGTTGCACACCTCAATAATGAACGGATGAACAGGAAAGCGTAGACCGACTATAAACTGGTCTCGGAAAAGCAAATAGTGTCGATCGGAGGGTCATGTGGCTGATCGGATGGGGTAGCTAGTATTAGTTCATGGTCGAAAGGAAGTTCAAAGGTTCGGACGAGGCTTAGCGCGTCCCTCTCGTCGAACCGGCTCTCCGTGGTGGTATACTAGAGGCCAGGAGCGAGGTCGGACTGgcgagaagaactggccattacCAGGATAAGGGCCGAAGCAAAAGAAGGCAAGGGTTGACGAGAAGAATGGCCGGAACAGTGTCAAAAGGGGCACGAATACGGCGAGAGTGGAAAGAAAAACGCAAAAGAACTGAAAGGAGAAGGACAAAGGGGCCTTACAGAAAATATGACCGAAGGAGAAGGCGAGGGATCGCCGGAACGCAGAGAAACAAGTTCGCCGGAACACTGAACGAGATGGAACAGAAGCCTTCGGATGCGCACACGCGATAATGCGAAGCGGCTGTGAAAGAAAAGATGTCCTTATAAACGTTGGGCTCGAtcgaccggagccgtccgatccTGGTCACGAGATCCGAGGAGTAGATCTGACCGTTGAATTCGAAAGGTCAAAGGTCCCATCAGCCTTGACAGCTCGAGCGAGTGGTGACGGCTACGCGGCCACGTGGCGCCCTCTCatgggtcgcatttaatgagcaccattaTGTGGGCGTGGTTGCGTGCTCAACCTTAATGACAGTGATTTGCACGAATCCCGAGGAGTTTCTAGGGATACCAGTGTTGACCACTACCGGAGCGGCGGGACAACCGCTGGCAAACAAAACTTTCCAAGTGCCAACCGGTGCCGCGCCGATCGACATCACCTACTTACGTAATCCCCGATCGGATGGACACTAACATCTGTAGCCGAGTGGCAGGCGCGCTACCAAGCCAACggttcagtcagtcggacttgccgcctccttcgactagacttgaagagaagacatgtgatccggtggtaaggatcgggGGCCCACAGAGGAAGGGGTCAACGACACAGGAGAGTCAAAGTTCCGGCTGAGTGGGGAGGAAGTCTCCTGGCCAACCGGCCTGAGTACATCCCGGGCCGGCGCGAAGACAGTTCGACCTCAGGTcaagcttccgacgctcacaagctccCTTATAGAGGAACCGCTGTGCCGAGTGGCCAAGCTGCTCGGTCGAACTGCATAACAACTAGCTGGTGCCCCGTCCGAGTATGTGACCGAGCGGCCGTCTCGCCCGGTCCGAGGTGCATATGTACCCGAGCGCCCTAGAGCCCGAGCGACCAGCCCATTCGGCCCAATTAGAGACAAAgggcttagaagaggacaaaaggggcagctagtgataacattctcgagacacctgccgccgacaaatagcatggtcggcgaccgagccgtaccaaggatcgtacggaggaagtttccgctgccgtggcagagatatgctcggacaattgcggtatggcgtcagacatgcttttctgacacaaccattctGAGGTATTCTTTGAGGGACGTGCACAcctcgggaagcgtgcacgcgcctctccggggtcctatataaagacccccagacttcgatggAGGGATGATCTTTCTCctcatctactgtagccacagtctctCTATTCTGCCTCTGTTTCTTCTCGCCATTgtctgatttgagcgtcggagggtcgtcgccgggaaccccttcccggcctggctttgttgcaggttcatcggaAGCTTACGTCACTGCGGAGATCACCCAGGAGCAACAGAGAACACCACGTCCTCAACTTTCATTGACTCAGCGCACGGACATGATCAATAACCATACTAGTGTAGGTAGGATAACCTAGTTCTACAACCAGACACACCAATGCCCATAGAAACCATTGAACCTAGGGCAAGTTAGCATAGCTAAACTATGCATTGAAAGACCGGATGTTTTAGAGGGAAGCGAGCATTCGAGGATGCGGACGAGCTAATCGTGATCGGATGCTGGAGTTTAGTGTTTTCCGGCGGCGAGGAAGCACAGTGATggctagggatgacaattttctccgcgggtttggggccccgcggggaaaacccgaaatggggatggggatccccgatttttcggagatggggcgggtttggggtgggtatgggaatactatccccatccccgaacccgccccgaatattattattattaatattaataaatattaatatgatttttttaaaaaatattaataatagtgctaatattaatattaaaatttttgaaaatattattaataataatattattgatattgatattaatattaatattatcattaataattattattaaataataataataataatataaattaatttagaaatgggGCGGGAATGGGGAATCTCtgaacccgaaaaaatgaaaaCGGGACGGAGATGGGAATGACAAATCTGGTCCTGTCCCGTCCCGTTGCCATCCCTAGTGATGGCAGCTAGCAGGCGGCGATGGTGGGAAGCCGAACAAAAGAAGCAGGACATGAttagataaataataataataaataatagaaaaaaaaaaaagttggtaTCTAACGAAAAAGGATAAGCGGAGCGAGCAATCATTCGGGTCGGATCTGGTAGGTACCAAAAATTATCTGATGTAAATTCTTTATATCAGGAAAAATAGATACTAAATTTccgattttagaaaaaaaatcttgaataatgatattacaaatataaaatcatataattcatttatttatttttatttttttaagctgCGTAGTTGAGATTTGAATCGGAGTCACATTTGCCGGTGCACCATCTCCTGGgttagttttcttcttttattgtCCACCATCGAAAAAGTCTTCAGCAGCGtctaatttgttttaaattttacaaattatatatataattgttaaatttttaaaattataaatatttaaatgtataaaattaaaatacaatataTGACTAGATTAGCGTTAGATTAAGATAGGTGGTCTCGTTCATGAGGTGATCTGTGGTATGTTTGTTCGCTTCTCAGCGATTCTCCAACGATCAAGGGACGCGAGATGATGCAAAGCCACGCGACACCGATCCCGCCCTCTCCGGCAAGGCTCGGCCTCACCGCCACCGCTCACTCGCCCTCTCTTCCCCCCAATCCGAATCCGAGCGCtaaccctaaccctaaacccactttgccatcttcttcctcctccaccgccGGCCAGAACTCCGCCCCTGCTATCTCTTCTGCCCTCCTCTCCCTCCTCCCCCCTCTTCCCCGCGCCCAGTCCATCCTCCCCCAGCTGGCCGCCCTCGCCTCCAAGCTCTTCGATCTATCCCCCAATCGCTCCGTCTGGCTCGCCGCCTACCGCGGTAACCTCCCGAACTTTTCCAACGAGCTCAAGTCGTCTGCCACCGTTCCCCTACCAGCCTCCACCAAGGACCTGCTCGCCCACTTCGCATCCCTCCAGGACCAACTCTCCGACGCCATCGCCGAGCTCCAGAAGATACTCGATCTGCAGGACACCCGCGCTAAGGTCGCCCGCGAGGTAGTCTCCAAAGATTCGGCCCTTCTCGCCTTCACTAAGAAAATACGAGAGGCTGAACAAGTTCTGGACCAGCTCGTCGACGACTACGCTGACTATCGCAGTGATCCCAAGCGCCCTAGATACGACGGCAATTCTTGTTATACATCATCCTCGTTGGACTTGGAAGATATTTTGTCTTACGCCCATCGTATTAGCTACACTACCTTCGCCCCACCGGAGCATGGGGCAGGGCTTGCCCCGCTCCGTGGTGCGCTGCCACCTGCGCCTCAGGAGAACGAGATGCGAGCGTCGCAGTTATATCACTTTGCTGACCTCGATATCGGGCTGCCGAAGAAAGCTGCGCCAGAGGCGAAGGAAAGGGCTGCGGACGGTGTGCCAGAGATTTCATTGCAGCCTACTCCGCCCAGGGAGGATGTGCCAGTGGCGATTCTGCCGCCATTGCTTCCTATTGCAGTGCCTCCAGGTTGGAGGAAGGGAATGCCTGTGGAGTTACCTACGGAGCTCCCCCCTGTTCCTCCTGGATGGAAACCAGGGGATCCAGTTACGTTGCCATTAGATGGAGTTGTGGTAGGTAATAAAGGAGATGAGCCGCAATTGGGTGGTGTTCCTGGTGTATTAGTCGGGCAACCAAAGGCGCCAGAGGCCATTCAGGTCAAGTATGTGCAGCTTGATATAAATCCAGAACAGGATGATTATAGTAGTGATTATAGCAGTGAGGTGGGGAGCTCAGAGGAGGATGAAGACTGAAGTTTGGGGTAAATttcgttttttttctttcttgtccTGTTTATATCATTGGAATTTCAGCTCTTTCTGGGTTTGTTTTAAACAACAAATTAATCATGAGTTGCATTATGGAACTTTTCTCAATTTCTTTTAGTCAATGTCAAGTGCCATAATTATTtgtttcaaacaaaaaaaaattaaacatgaaTGACGCTTGCAAAAGTTATTTAGTATAGTGCGTGGAACTTCTCACTGGTTCTTAGGAATTTTAGCTTCCATCAGTGATTTTGTTAAAACTACAAAATTTTATCAACAATGACATTACAAAAACATTTTTAGCATTTCGTACAATTGGCTTTGCTACTTCTTCAATGTCCATAATCAACAATTTCACTTGTGGATTCTAATCTATATCCTTGAAGGGAACCTCTAgcgtaacggtaaagttgttgctttgtgacgtaaaggtcatgggttcgaattatgaaaacagcctcttgcaaaaagcaaggtaagactgcgtacaatggattcttTCCCGGGACCTTGTGTGgtgggagctttgtgcaccgggctgccctttatcCTAATCTATATCCTTGGAGTAAATTATCATTATATATCTTATCAAGTTGCTATTTTAGAAGCCAGTGCTAGCATGAGGCTCTTAATTTACTTTTTTACCATCTAGTGACACTGAGTTCAGAATTAGCCAATGTGAAAACTAAAATACCCTGCCAGAAGATAATTTGCTCCATGATGAACCAAGCTTGATTTGATTTCAAGTTTTCTTTCCTGAATTTCTATGTTCAGATTTGTTAAAGTTTGATTGTTTTAGAAGCTTTCTTTATCCTTGCCCTTATCTGCGCATTTGAAACTGATAGCACCAGTGGATTTTTGAAACTTACAAGCATCAGTGAAATGGTTTAATTTTGTTAGAAGTGTTCTACCAATAGGGTTTAATCAGAATAGTAATACAGGCAACTAAATCATTCTTATGCTTATTGTTGTCTTTATTTTTGACTAGTTTTTTGGAGTTTCTAAATGTGATCTTCTTTTTATGAACATTGCTCCTTGCAAAGTCATAATACTGAATTAtcagaataaaaaaaaaagaagagaagaactcTGAACATTCTAATATGAAGCTTTATATTTGAGAATTATTGCtcctttatttctttaatttccgAGTTAAGCTACCAGTCTAGCATTGACTTGTATAAATAATTAGTTATGGATCCATTAAAGTTGTCTGGTTAGAAACACAACATTGGAAAAAAGTGACAATGTTGCAAACAGGCTGACAAATGTTTATCATATGGTTCTACTGCGAGCCAGACTAGAACTAAATTGTTCTAATGCTTTAAATGTTTGGATGCAAAGATTTGCTTGATCATCTTGGTCAGCTTCTCTTCCTTGGTCTTTGTTTCACAATACAAACTTAATCAGATATATCGTTAATGCTATCCATTTGCCAAGTTAAAGAATGATGCTCTGGAAGTCTATGAAATAGTGTAACAAAATTGCCTTTGTCTGATTGTCTTGAAGTCCAAAGAATCCTATACAGATCAGAATTAGGACGGAATATCCAGTAGGAGTTTCAGTAGATGACATTTGCATAGACATTGGCAGTAGGTTTTTGCTTAATAACTTCCATCCGGTTCTTAATGTTATAATGCTCCCAGAATGTATCTTCTTAGCATCTTTATTAATTGATAGTTTGACATTGTTTTGAAGTTTGTTAATTCATTGCTTTTCTAATGTACAGGAGTCTGTTTTGCTCTCTTATTCCTCTTCAGTTCGGTTGCATATTTGTCTTGTGCTGTTCGACATCATcacattcaagttaattttagaCTCGGAAAGAAATAGCTACTGTTCTTTTCTGAAAATTGTTGGATACTTAATATGTGTTATTTAATGCATAATTGCCTTTAGGGAGTTTCATTCTTTGAGTTCTACTTATGATGTCTGTGTACTTTGAATTCGTATGATCTTGAAGTACTTGGGAGAAGGCTGGACATTAGGAGATATTTAGTTCATGCCATTAACAACTGATTCATAAACGTAATATTATTTATCCACTAGAATGATCAAACACATGTTAGCTAGCATTATAATTATGGTAACGAGTTAGAAAATTTCAGCATTCTGGAATTAGACAATTCTCTTTTTTTTGTTTGACTTTGCTAATTGATACGACGAATAAGATAGGGTCCTCAAAGTTGTGGTCGAAGTCAAGAAGGTTAGTTGATGTaatggtcaaagtcaaggaatgGTCAACATTCAGGGATAGCACGGTTGTATGACTCAGCCAAATAGTCTAGCCAATCAAACCATTTGTCCGATCGGATCCTGAGGTTTCCTAGCTTGATGGAATCCCAAGCCGTCTCAGTTCAATTCAGAACTGATTCCTCTTGGTCTAATCAAATATACTAGGCATACAGTTCAACCGGACTCCTTGTCCGAGTGTATGTCGAGTTTCAAGGAGAACGAATCCTCAAGATGGTCAACATTCCTTAGTCTATCCAACTCCGTCCGAAGATTGGACGTTAGAGGGAAATCGGTCGGTCTATCACCAAAGCGTATTAATGGTTCAGCAATCCAACGACATAATAATCCTTTTTGACATTTTGTGTAATCATTGTCAGAGAATCAAGAAAATATTCTTTATACAATTCGTATGGTAGAAGTTTATaccttataaaatataaaaatggtGGATCTATTTTAGAAAACTTATCAGAATATTAGAATAGTCGGCTTGTTTTTTGGAAATGCATCAATATTTGTGtataaaggaaaactaatactatataaGGGGTCTCCTCTTAAAAGTGCAAGTATGCAAGGCTAGGCATTCAAAGTTTACTATTCATTTCTACTATTCGTCGCATTTTATTTCTTTCCCTACCACtcgcctaacttgagcatcggagtacTTGCGCCAGAACCCTTCTTAGGTTTGGTTGTTGATGTTTTATTCCATCTACGAAGGATCGTTCGGTGTCATCTTCCTCAAGCTCAAAGTTTTTTACGGTGCACATCAAAGTCACCTAATCAACGCATCATCTTTTCCGATTTGAGATCAGATCACTAATCATGTTATTGGCTAGTGTGTGAATTCATATCTAAAGCATTTTCAAATTCCTCCCGGATGTAAATTGGATTGGCGTAGTTGTGCAAGGATATATGCTACAAATATTTCACATCTTTCATATGCTACAAATTGTTGCTTTATTTGACATTTACGTCATGTGCTTGTGATCATCTTGTTTTgataatagttaaaaaaaaaaatcaattcttcTGTACAACAAGCACTCTCTATTGGAGCAACACCGTGGGGCACAGCAAGCACACTCTAGTCACTGCGGGTTCAATATCAGAATGCCATTTCATGTTTTCTCCTTCCTCAAAAGTCCCGGCCGTGTCTGACACTGACGGAAACTCGTACTTGGTTGCCGCTAAAGACACGCTTAGTCGTCGTGGTGTCCTCCGGAAGGAAACCAAATGAGGCAGTGCAATACTGGAACAATGCAAGGCGATTATTTCCTTTGCATTCTTCTTCTCTGTTTCAAATGAGCCGCCCACAAGCTCATCGGCCTCCTGTGAGCTCGTCGGCTGCAGTCAGAGTTCATCCTTCGAATCAGGCGTTTCCTTTCGTTCCTTTTATTCTGGTCAACATGATGATTTTTTTTCTCCCTCAGAAAAAATTTTATGTTTAGGTATGATTAGTCCTCTATTATTAATTTTATGAGCCATCGCAAAGTCACCAGCATATTCACATGGTGGTGCAGTTGGTATTTGTATAGTAGTGCATATGTTGGCGCAGTTAGTATTTGTATAGTAATTGATATGGTATATGTTCGTGGGGTCAGTAAGGTGAGGTGGTTAAGAGTCAAGATCACAggatggtcaaaagtcaagcctccttggaggtcagaagtcaagctcacgtggaggtcagaagtcaagctcacgtggaagtcagaagtcaagctcacatggaagtcagaagtcaagctcacgtggaggtcagaagtcaagtttaCGTGGAGGTCGGAAGTCAGGCTTATGTGGAGATCAGAAGTGCAGCCTCTGTGGCTAGTCAAAAGTCAAGTTTACAGGACCAGGGTCCAAGTCTCAGCTGGTGGGGCGATCCAAGGATAGGAGTTTAAGT includes these proteins:
- the LOC122038194 gene encoding mediator of RNA polymerase II transcription subunit 4-like; translated protein: MMQSHATPIPPSPARLGLTATAHSPSLPPNPNPSANPNPKPTLPSSSSSTAGQNSAPAISSALLSLLPPLPRAQSILPQLAALASKLFDLSPNRSVWLAAYRGNLPNFSNELKSSATVPLPASTKDLLAHFASLQDQLSDAIAELQKILDLQDTRAKVAREVVSKDSALLAFTKKIREAEQVLDQLVDDYADYRSDPKRPRYDGNSCYTSSSLDLEDILSYAHRISYTTFAPPEHGAGLAPLRGALPPAPQENEMRASQLYHFADLDIGLPKKAAPEAKERAADGVPEISLQPTPPREDVPVAILPPLLPIAVPPGWRKGMPVELPTELPPVPPGWKPGDPVTLPLDGVVVGNKGDEPQLGGVPGVLVGQPKAPEAIQVKYVQLDINPEQDDYSSDYSSEVGSSEEDED